From the Phyllopteryx taeniolatus isolate TA_2022b chromosome 16, UOR_Ptae_1.2, whole genome shotgun sequence genome, one window contains:
- the mybpc2a gene encoding myosin binding protein Ca isoform X5, whose amino-acid sequence MVTRSNPRPKPPVTITKLLDDVHTVVGEKVEFEVEVSEEGAHVKWMKDGEELTKESAASKYRFKKDGKKHILIINDAAKEDIGTYFALTNGGESKAELEVEDKELQVLQSIADLTVKASEQAVFKCEVSDEKVTGKWFKDGVEVQPGERIKMTHIGRTHKLTISDVKPSDVGDYTFVPDGYALSLSAKLNFLEIKIDYVPRQDPPKIHLDTSGTGSNNTITVVAGNKLRFDVEISGDPPPVVCWMKGNKTVSEAEGRVRVETRKTLSSFVIQGAEKEDEGFYSLTVTNPAGEDKAELFVKVVDVPDPPENVKCTSVGENCATITWDPPAFDGGVPVKGYLMERKKIGSSRWTKLNFDVYEATTYEAKKMIEGVLYEMRVFAVNGIGISQPSVNSKPFMPIAPTSEPIRLLVEDVTDSTCALRWLPPEKVGPGGIDGYIIEYCKEGSKLDGRWAYLTLNAFVGKHFFERKCSSKDNNVSEQLIQGCQTHFCCGPHRSYGFTPRAVMSANTYTVIVQLPHVITYTHTKKINTYLKPEASKKLLIQFILKWGLVTKMFAIKKREDDLQCCYFSDNVLLRFEKKLNELMSCQSSSGDEWVPANKKPVEKNQYRVKDLPVGEKMLFRVVAINIAGRSPPATLCQGVTIREIMEHPKIRLPRQLRTRLIKVVGEKVNLVIPFQGKPRPVAAWYKDGVPLEDRSVGTRTSEVDTILFIRSAERVHSGTYTLAVQIENMEDRADIRIQVVEKPGPPVEVRVTDVWGFNASLEWKPPKDDGNAEIIGYTIQKADMKTKDWFTVYEHNRRPNCTVSDLVMGNEYSFRVFSENVCGPSEKPGISTNTALVCKTGLEYKPPPFKEKDQSASPKFTAPLVDRSVVAGYTTAISCAVRGYPKPKIIWMKNKMIIGEDPKFLMQNNQGVLTLNIRKPSLYDGGRYSCKAINALGEDEVECKLEVRVVREKAEEEKK is encoded by the exons AGCCTCCGGTGACCATCACCAAGCTTCTAGACGACGTCCACACGGTGGTGGGTGAGAAAGTGGAGTTCGAGGTGGAGGTCTCCGAGGAAGGTGCGCACGTGAAATG GATGAAAGACGGGGAGGAGCTGACCAAAGAGAGCGCAGCTTCAAAGTACAGATTCAAGAAGGATGGCAAGAAGCACATTTTGATCATAAATGATGCCGCCAAGGAGGACATCGGCACCTACTTTGCCTTGACCAACGGCGGAGAGTCCAAGGCCGAGCTGGAAGTAGAAG ATAAGGAGCTGCAGGTCCTGCAGAGCATTGCGGACCTGACGGTGAAGGCCAGCGAGCAGGCAGTGTTCAAGTGCGAGGTGTCTGACGAGAAGGTGACGGGCAAGTGGTTCAAGGACGGCGTAGAGGTGCAGCCCGGCGAGCGCATCAAGATGACACACATTGGAAG GACACACAAACTGACGATCAGCGACGTGAAGCCCTCTGACGTGGGCGATTACACCTTCGTGCCCGACGGCTACGCGCTCTCCCTATCGGCCAAGCTCAACTTCCTGG AAATCAAGATTGACTACGTTCCCAGACAAG ACCCTCCCAAGATCCACCTGGACACGAGCGGCACAGGGAGCAACAACACCATAACGGTGGTGGCCGGGAACAAACTCCGCTTCGACGTGGAGATCTCGGGGGATCCCCCTCCCGTCGTGTGCTGGATGAAGGGCAACAAG ACAGTGAGCGAGGCGGAAGGGAGGGTCCGCGTGGAGACCAGGAAGACCCTGAGCAGCTTCGTCATCCAGGGGGCGGAGAAGGAGGACGAAGGCTTCTACTCGCTCACTGTCACCAACCCCGCTGGAGAGGACAAAGCTGAGCTCTTCGTCAAGGTCGTGG ATGTGCCCGACCCTCCCGAGAATGTCAAGTGCACATCGGTGGGCGAGAACTGCGCCACCATCACATGGGACCCTCCCGCGTTTGATGGCGGCGTGCCCGTTAAAG GTTACCTGATGGAGAGGAAGAAGATCGGCTCATCCAGGTGGACCAAACTCAATTTTGACGTGTACGAGGCCACCACGTACGAAGCCAAGAAGATGATCGAGGGCGTCCTTTACGAGATGAGAGTGTTTGCCGTCAATGGCATTGGGATCTCGCAGCCCAGTGTCAACTCCAAGCCCTTCATGCCAATCG CCCCCACCAGCGAGCCCATTCGTCTCTTGGTGGAGGACGTGACAGATTCCACCTGTGCTCTCCGGTGGCTTCCTCCGGAGAAAGTGGGACCAGGCGGCATTGACGGTTACATCATTGAGTACTGCAAAGAAGGAAGTAAGTTGGATGGACGTTGGGCGTACTTGACCCTGAACGCATTcgtgggaaaacatttttttgaaagaaagtgCAGCTCCAAAGACAACAATGTTAGCGAGCAACTAAtccagggatgtcaaactcatttttgctgcgggccacatcgtagttatggtttcactCCGAGGGCCGTCATGAGCGcgaacacatatacagtaattgtacaattgcctcatgttattacatatacacacacaaaaaaaatcaatacatatttgaaaccagaagccagtaaaaagttgttaattcagtttattttgaaatggggattggtaacaaaaatgtttgcaatcaaaAAAAGGGAAGACgatttgcaatgttgttattttagtgacaaTGTGTTGCTCAGGTTtgaaaaaaagctaaatgaGCTAATGAGCTGTCAGTCATCTTCAGGTGACGAGTGGGTGCCGGCCAACAAGAAGCCAGTGGAGAAAAACCAGTACCGGGTGAAAGATCTGCCGGTGGGGGAGAAGATGTTGTTCCGGGTGGTGGCCATCAACATTGCCGGACGCAGCCCCCCAGCCACGCTCTGTCAGGGCGTCACCATCAGAGAGATCATGG AACACCCCAAGATCCGCTTACCACGCCAGCTGAGAACCAGACTGATTAAAGTTGTTGGAGAGAAGGTCAACTTGGTCATCCCCTTCCAG GGTAAACCTCGCCCAGTCGCCGCCTGGTACAAGGACGGCGTTCCCCTGGAGGACCGGAGCGTGGGCACACGTACCAGCGAGGTGGACACTATCCTCTTCATCCGCTCGGCCGAGAGGGTCCACTCGGGCACGTACACGCTGGCCGTGCAGATCGAGAATATGGAGGACCGCGCTGACATCCGCATCCAGGTCGTTG AAAAACCGGGGCCCCCCGTGGAGGTGCGCGTCACCGACGTTTGGGGCTTCAACGCCTCGCTGGAGTGGAAGCCACCCAAAGACGACGGCAACGCGGAGATCATTGGCTATACGATTCAGAAGGCCGACATGAAGACCAAG GATTGGTTCACCGTGTACGAGCACAACCGGCGGCCCAACTGCACCGTGTCCGACCTGGTCATGGGCAACGAGTACTCCTTCCGAGTCTTCAGCGAGAACGTCTGCGGCCCGAGCGAGAAGCCTGGCATCAGCACCAACACGGCGCTCGTCTGCAAGACGG GTTTGGAATACAAGCCTCCGCCCTTCAAAGAGAAGGACCAGAGCGCGTCCCCCAAGTTCACAGCGCCCCTGGTGGACCGGAGTGTGGTGGCGGGCTACACCACGGCCATCAGCTGTGCCGTCCGCGGCTACCCGAAG CCGAAGATCATTTGGATGAAGAACAAGATGATCATTGGCGAGGACCCCAAGTTCCTGATGCAGAACAACCAGGGCGTGCTGACGCTGAACATCCGCAAACCCAGCCTGTACGACGGCGGACGCTACTCCTGCAAGGCCATCAACGCGCTTGGAGAGGACGAGGTGGAGTGCAAGCTGGAGGTTCGAG